Proteins co-encoded in one Nitrospirota bacterium genomic window:
- a CDS encoding sulfite exporter TauE/SafE family protein — protein sequence MTGGESSVLAVAVGSLVGLSLGVTGSGGSLIAIPLLVYVLGTSVQEAVSLSLALVAAAACIGAIESFKSGLVKVKAALLLSGTGMIGGWVGSISHRLVREEITLLLFGVLMIVAAGQMWWRTTLREDPEERSICA from the coding sequence ATGACGGGTGGCGAGTCATCGGTCCTTGCTGTCGCGGTGGGAAGTCTGGTGGGGCTCTCGCTGGGCGTCACGGGGAGTGGCGGATCGCTGATCGCAATTCCCCTCCTGGTCTATGTGCTCGGGACGAGCGTGCAGGAAGCCGTGAGTCTCTCGCTCGCGCTTGTAGCTGCTGCTGCCTGTATCGGCGCCATCGAATCTTTCAAGTCGGGCCTCGTCAAGGTGAAGGCGGCGCTACTGTTGAGCGGCACCGGTATGATCGGCGGGTGGGTGGGATCCATAAGCCATCGGCTTGTCCGGGAGGAAATCACGCTCCTACTCTTCGGCGTCCTGATGATCGTGGCAGCCGGACAGATGTGGTGGCGCACGACCTTGCGGGAGGATCCTGAGGAACGGAGCATCTGCGCGGA